A genomic segment from Halomonas sp. GD1P12 encodes:
- a CDS encoding sodium-dependent transporter — translation MASSEQPRAQWLGRWGFLLAATGSAVGLGNVWKFPYMTGEYGGGAFVLVYLICILAVGVPVMMAEIAFGRRGQGSPVDAFRRMATGSGRSPAWSALGWMSMLAGFMILSFYVVVAGWSFSYLWKTLSGGLSGGSVDELAAVFEANNANPWNLGFWSTLVTLVTMVIVGKGVQEGIEKSVRWMMPGLVLMLVVLIGFGALSGGFGEAFAFLFSFNTGSLSSAGMLAALGHAFFTLSLAAGAILTYGSYLPKTASIGRTTLGVALADTLVALMAGLAIFPVIFANGMDPAGGPGLIFMSLPVAFQAMPLGSLFGALFFIMLSMAALTSSISMVEATVSWLCDNKGFTRRSAAWGTGIVLWLISTAAMLSFNVGADWTLAGKTFFDWLDYLTSRWLMPLGGLGTIFVAGFLLNKNVMRDELGLGPRFYALWLLMARYVSPLGILVIFADVLGLYSVVFAQHWPYLLGVLLLMILVGERLSPRLRQALAPR, via the coding sequence ATGGCGTCTTCTGAACAACCGCGCGCGCAGTGGCTGGGCCGCTGGGGATTTCTGCTGGCGGCGACCGGCTCCGCAGTGGGGCTTGGCAACGTCTGGAAGTTTCCCTATATGACCGGCGAGTACGGCGGCGGCGCCTTCGTGCTGGTGTATCTGATCTGCATTCTGGCCGTGGGCGTGCCGGTGATGATGGCCGAGATCGCCTTTGGCCGGCGCGGCCAGGGAAGCCCGGTCGACGCCTTTCGCCGCATGGCAACCGGCTCCGGGCGCTCACCGGCGTGGTCGGCGCTGGGCTGGATGTCGATGCTCGCCGGCTTCATGATCCTGTCGTTTTATGTGGTCGTGGCGGGCTGGTCGTTCTCTTACCTGTGGAAGACGCTCAGCGGCGGGCTCAGCGGTGGCAGTGTCGACGAGCTCGCGGCGGTGTTCGAGGCCAATAACGCCAATCCCTGGAATCTGGGGTTCTGGAGCACGCTGGTGACGCTTGTCACCATGGTGATCGTGGGCAAGGGGGTTCAGGAGGGCATCGAGAAGAGCGTGCGCTGGATGATGCCCGGGCTGGTGCTGATGCTGGTGGTGCTGATCGGCTTCGGCGCGCTCTCCGGCGGCTTCGGTGAGGCTTTTGCGTTTTTGTTTTCGTTCAACACGGGAAGCCTTTCGAGCGCCGGGATGCTGGCCGCGCTGGGACACGCGTTTTTCACGCTATCGCTGGCCGCCGGGGCGATTTTGACCTACGGCAGCTACCTGCCCAAGACCGCCTCCATAGGGCGCACCACGCTCGGCGTCGCGCTGGCGGATACGCTCGTCGCGCTCATGGCCGGTCTTGCCATCTTCCCGGTCATTTTCGCCAACGGCATGGACCCGGCGGGTGGGCCGGGGCTCATCTTCATGAGCCTGCCCGTTGCCTTTCAGGCGATGCCGCTGGGGTCGCTGTTCGGCGCGCTGTTTTTCATCATGCTCTCGATGGCCGCGCTCACCTCGTCGATCTCCATGGTCGAGGCCACGGTCTCCTGGCTTTGCGACAACAAGGGCTTTACGCGCCGCTCGGCGGCCTGGGGCACCGGCATCGTGCTGTGGCTGATCAGCACCGCTGCGATGCTCTCGTTCAACGTGGGCGCGGACTGGACGCTGGCGGGCAAGACCTTCTTTGACTGGCTCGACTATCTGACCTCGCGCTGGCTGATGCCGCTGGGCGGGTTGGGCACCATTTTCGTCGCCGGGTTTTTGCTCAACAAGAACGTGATGCGCGATGAGCTCGGGCTTGGCCCGCGCTTCTATGCGCTGTGGCTATTGATGGCGCGCTACGTAAGCCCCTTGGGCATTCTGGTGATCTTTGCCGACGTGCTGGGGCTTTATAGCGTCGTGTTCGCTCAGCACTGGCCGTACCTGCTGGGCGTTCTGCTGCTGATGATTCTGGTTGGGGAGCGTTTAAGCCCGCGTCTGCGTCAGGCGCTCGCGCCGCGCTGA
- a CDS encoding M20/M25/M40 family metallo-hydrolase, which yields MSESAKPWTQPMPEAQFDLMRNIIAAPSPVGLEGAMTYGVLKPYFESFAPEEWKLHQYRGNAGVVLDTHPGQDDMFKIMLVGHADKIRMQVRSIGEDGKIWINTDSFLPTVLIGHEVILFSEDPEAPGSYRRLEGGTVEALGAIHFSDPGVRSGEKGIKKEQIYLDLQIHGENKKQQVLNLGVRPGDSIIFNRPIKKGFSPNTFYGAYLDNGLGCFVTAEVARLVAEAGGTNNVRVMFAIASYEEIGRFGSRVLAGDLKPDALIGIDVNHDYVAAPGIGDKRMQALEMGKGFTLSVGSIASEQLNRIIAETARQKDIPMQRDIVGVDTGTDGMASVLASIDSAATSLGFPTRNMHTISESGNTQDVLAAIHVLAETIQLLDKVDNINELFFDHHPRLDQASELVHKGSDKPDSEKENDEKENDDK from the coding sequence ATGAGCGAAAGCGCCAAACCCTGGACGCAGCCAATGCCCGAGGCGCAGTTCGATTTGATGCGCAACATCATTGCCGCCCCCAGCCCGGTCGGGCTCGAAGGCGCGATGACCTACGGCGTCTTGAAGCCCTATTTCGAGAGTTTCGCCCCAGAGGAGTGGAAGCTTCATCAGTATCGTGGCAACGCCGGCGTGGTGCTGGATACCCACCCGGGCCAGGACGATATGTTCAAGATCATGCTGGTGGGCCACGCCGACAAGATCCGCATGCAGGTGCGCTCGATCGGCGAGGACGGCAAGATCTGGATCAACACCGACTCGTTTTTGCCGACGGTGCTGATCGGCCACGAAGTCATCCTGTTCAGCGAGGACCCGGAGGCGCCGGGCAGCTATCGCCGGCTGGAAGGCGGCACCGTCGAGGCGCTGGGCGCCATCCACTTTTCCGACCCCGGTGTCAGAAGCGGCGAGAAAGGCATCAAGAAAGAGCAGATCTATCTGGATCTGCAGATTCACGGCGAGAACAAGAAGCAGCAGGTGCTGAACCTGGGCGTGCGCCCGGGCGATTCGATCATCTTCAACCGCCCGATCAAAAAAGGTTTCAGCCCCAACACCTTCTACGGCGCCTACCTGGATAACGGCCTGGGCTGCTTCGTCACCGCGGAAGTGGCGCGCCTGGTGGCCGAAGCCGGCGGCACGAACAACGTGCGCGTGATGTTCGCCATCGCAAGCTACGAGGAGATTGGCCGCTTCGGTAGCCGCGTGCTGGCCGGTGATCTCAAACCCGACGCGCTGATCGGCATCGACGTCAACCACGACTACGTGGCCGCCCCGGGCATCGGCGACAAGCGCATGCAGGCGCTGGAGATGGGCAAGGGCTTTACGCTGTCCGTCGGCTCGATCGCCAGCGAGCAGCTCAACCGCATCATCGCCGAAACCGCGCGCCAGAAGGATATTCCCATGCAGCGCGATATCGTCGGCGTGGACACCGGCACCGACGGGATGGCCAGCGTCCTTGCCTCCATCGATAGCGCCGCGACCTCGCTGGGCTTTCCAACGCGCAACATGCACACCATCTCCGAAAGCGGCAATACTCAGGACGTGCTGGCCGCGATTCACGTACTGGCCGAGACGATCCAGCTGCTCGACAAGGTCGATAACATCAACGAGCTGTTCTTTGATCACCACCCACGGCTCGACCAGGCAAGCGAGCTTGTCCACAAGGGCAGCGACAAGCCTGACAGCGAAAAAGAGAACGACGAAAAAGAGAACGACGACAAGTAA
- a CDS encoding metallothionein — protein MSEQQCACPKCECAVNAESIEKDGQRFCCQSCAIGHTDGSADCGHNCQCG, from the coding sequence ATGTCTGAACAACAGTGTGCATGCCCCAAATGCGAGTGCGCCGTTAACGCGGAGTCCATCGAAAAAGATGGTCAACGTTTTTGTTGCCAGTCCTGCGCCATTGGCCACACAGACGGCAGCGCCGACTGCGGCCATAACTGTCAGTGCGGCTAA
- a CDS encoding LBF_2804 family protein: protein MPLTRPDREFAPAPDRIQRFASRYIGRRLTRHKALGAPDMDAVKRSRRWVIVWAALAGIVSGTLIGGAEWWMREILVDDWEALSLREQLPYWSGYLAFAGVVTLLEIGFLYWNSLRGVARMMHFCGLDYRHRSPQPPTVELTLQGAARVALEYPSPGSPVYGVDPHAYLRGWKLTLRALLYRLKVSLSSFLLRMVMRRLLGRLTLRGFVPFLVAPLYALWNAWIAARVTEDACLLALGPQRIDRLMPRIERAPEHIRRLLAQGVGEMIMRNQHPHPNLVLLLSRVLATLPGAPSDLTVAWPSALDEFARLDEGERAPLLKNLTQAVLLSGGYRGARKRFLRQVFARCQTPLTHEFIAGQRCEMASNDQRGASA, encoded by the coding sequence ATGCCGCTTACCCGCCCCGACAGGGAGTTCGCCCCCGCCCCGGACCGCATCCAGCGTTTCGCAAGCCGCTACATCGGCCGCCGCCTGACCCGCCATAAAGCGCTGGGCGCCCCGGACATGGACGCTGTGAAAAGAAGCCGCCGCTGGGTGATCGTTTGGGCGGCGCTGGCGGGAATCGTCTCGGGCACGCTGATCGGCGGCGCCGAGTGGTGGATGCGCGAGATACTCGTCGACGACTGGGAGGCGCTGTCGCTTCGCGAACAGCTGCCCTACTGGAGCGGCTACCTGGCGTTCGCCGGCGTGGTCACGCTGCTCGAAATCGGCTTTCTTTACTGGAACTCGCTGCGCGGCGTAGCGCGCATGATGCACTTTTGCGGACTCGACTACCGCCACCGCTCGCCCCAGCCCCCCACGGTGGAGCTGACCCTGCAGGGCGCAGCCCGGGTGGCGCTGGAGTACCCAAGCCCCGGTAGCCCCGTTTATGGCGTCGACCCGCACGCGTATCTTCGCGGCTGGAAGCTGACGCTGCGCGCCCTGCTCTACCGGCTCAAGGTCAGCCTGAGCAGCTTCCTGCTTCGCATGGTCATGCGCCGCCTGCTCGGGCGGCTGACCCTGCGCGGCTTCGTTCCCTTTCTTGTCGCGCCGCTCTACGCGTTATGGAATGCCTGGATCGCCGCCCGCGTGACCGAGGATGCCTGCCTGCTCGCCCTGGGCCCCCAGCGCATCGACCGACTGATGCCGCGCATCGAGCGCGCTCCGGAACACATCCGCCGCCTGCTCGCCCAGGGCGTGGGCGAAATGATCATGCGCAACCAGCACCCGCATCCGAACCTGGTGCTGCTGCTTTCGCGCGTATTGGCCACGCTTCCAGGCGCCCCCAGCGACCTGACCGTGGCGTGGCCAAGCGCTCTGGACGAGTTTGCGCGACTTGACGAGGGCGAGCGCGCACCGCTTCTGAAAAACCTGACCCAAGCGGTGCTGTTGAGCGGCGGCTACCGCGGCGCGCGCAAGCGATTTTTACGCCAGGTGTTCGCCCGCTGCCAGACACCGCTGACCCATGAGTTCATCGCCGGGCAGCGCTGCGAGATGGCATCGAACGATCAGCGCGGCGCGAGCGCCTGA
- a CDS encoding YbfB/YjiJ family MFS transporter has product MTASISLQRYKVLLAGIFSQLLCVGVARFAYTPLLPVMQGDGLLNDAEGGWLAAFNYAGYMLGAVLAASTGSLALKDKLYRAGLLLAVVTTLGMALTESVWLWALLRFLAGLSSSASMLLASGLILHWLIEHKRRRELGIHFAGLGLGIVLAALAVEGLLSLSIDWRGQWLWLTALGALLVVPAWRWLPSPKKPAASAAPRPATTRPVSMIFLRLMVPAYFCAGYGYVVNATFLVTIVEREPLLAGTGNWAFALVGLSAALTVVIWDFVARRLGYLAALGLAMAIQVVGIWLPLWSTSLAALLLSAVLYGGTFLGCVCLVLTMAGRLYPDNPARLMGQLTLAYGAAQIIAPAVTGTLAEAVGDYRLGLWLAGALVALGAVILLILKRVDHTAQGLDAEARAL; this is encoded by the coding sequence TTGACCGCCTCGATCTCCCTGCAGCGCTACAAGGTGCTGCTCGCCGGTATTTTCAGCCAGCTTTTGTGTGTGGGCGTTGCGCGCTTTGCCTATACGCCGCTGTTGCCGGTGATGCAGGGCGACGGGCTCTTGAACGACGCCGAAGGCGGATGGCTGGCCGCGTTCAACTACGCAGGTTACATGCTGGGTGCGGTGCTCGCCGCCTCGACCGGGAGTCTCGCGCTCAAGGATAAGCTCTACCGCGCCGGGCTCTTGCTGGCGGTGGTGACGACTCTTGGCATGGCGCTGACCGAAAGCGTCTGGCTCTGGGCCCTGCTGCGCTTTCTGGCCGGGCTTTCCAGCAGCGCCTCGATGCTGTTGGCTTCGGGGCTGATTCTGCACTGGCTGATCGAACACAAGCGCCGACGCGAGCTTGGCATTCACTTCGCGGGCCTGGGGCTTGGCATCGTGCTGGCGGCGCTGGCGGTGGAGGGGTTGCTTTCGCTTTCCATCGACTGGCGCGGCCAGTGGCTTTGGCTGACCGCGCTGGGCGCCTTGCTGGTTGTGCCCGCCTGGCGGTGGCTACCCTCTCCCAAAAAGCCTGCTGCCAGCGCCGCGCCCAGACCCGCCACGACTCGCCCCGTCAGCATGATCTTTCTGCGCCTGATGGTACCGGCCTACTTCTGCGCCGGGTACGGCTACGTGGTCAACGCTACTTTCCTCGTCACCATCGTCGAGCGCGAACCGCTGCTTGCCGGTACCGGCAACTGGGCGTTTGCGCTGGTGGGGCTTTCCGCAGCACTGACGGTCGTGATATGGGACTTCGTCGCCCGGCGGCTGGGCTACCTGGCGGCGCTGGGTCTTGCCATGGCCATTCAGGTGGTAGGGATCTGGCTTCCGCTCTGGAGCACGAGCCTGGCCGCGCTGCTGCTGAGCGCAGTGCTTTATGGCGGCACCTTTTTGGGCTGCGTGTGTTTGGTGCTGACCATGGCCGGGCGGCTTTATCCGGATAACCCGGCAAGGTTGATGGGCCAGCTGACACTGGCCTACGGCGCGGCGCAAATCATCGCGCCAGCGGTGACCGGAACGCTTGCCGAAGCCGTGGGCGACTACCGGCTGGGGCTGTGGCTGGCCGGCGCGTTGGTGGCGCTGGGCGCGGTGATTCTGCTCATACTCAAGCGCGTGGATCACACCGCCCAGGGCCTGGACGCCGAGGCGCGCGCGCTCTAG
- the luxS gene encoding S-ribosylhomocysteine lyase: MPLLDSFTVDHTIMNAPAVRVAKTMTSPSGDTITVFDLRFNKPNEDMMGEKGIHTLEHLFAGFMRNHLNGDGVEIIDISPMGCRTGFYMSLLGSPSEERVSEAWLASMRDVLALNRMDEIPELNEYQCGTYVMHSLDDAKQIAQNIIDQGIGVNKNADIALSEERLSALGNDVK; the protein is encoded by the coding sequence ATGCCACTACTCGATAGCTTTACCGTCGATCACACGATCATGAACGCCCCGGCGGTTCGCGTTGCCAAGACCATGACGTCTCCCTCTGGCGACACCATCACCGTGTTCGATCTGCGCTTCAACAAGCCCAACGAAGACATGATGGGTGAAAAAGGCATCCACACCTTGGAGCACCTGTTCGCCGGTTTCATGCGCAACCACCTGAACGGCGACGGCGTCGAGATCATCGACATTTCGCCCATGGGCTGTCGTACCGGGTTTTACATGAGCCTTCTGGGAAGCCCCTCGGAAGAGCGCGTCAGCGAGGCCTGGCTTGCCTCCATGCGCGATGTGCTGGCACTCAACCGCATGGACGAAATTCCCGAGCTCAACGAATACCAGTGCGGCACCTACGTGATGCACTCGCTGGACGATGCCAAGCAGATCGCCCAGAACATCATCGACCAGGGCATCGGCGTGAACAAGAACGCGGATATCGCGCTGAGCGAAGAGCGTTTGTCGGCACTGGGCAACGACGTCAAATAA
- a CDS encoding SLC13 family permease, translating into MSSLTDQWRRWVPLLAGPLLFALVQFAMPTTLIDPMPRIVLGLTVWMAVWWVTEPVPIPVTSFLPMILLPLTGVMPMDEAVVGYANPVIYMYMGGFILAIAIERWNLHRRIALSIVNRIGNSLRSIVLGVMIASAFLSMWISNAATALMMLPIAVALLGELDERDQFEKNQRDAFARTLLLTVAYSASIGGLATIIGSVPNAIVVAMIPQFFDVEISFLQWMIFALPLTLLLLIFLYLYLTRVYSKVPNSRLEVNFVAQELEALGPITRNEKRVLGVFVITALAWALRGWLAPYFDLPINDTLIAVIAAVSLFIIPAHHENRSLLIWDDMKNLPWGLFILWGGGMALAAAFSASDLTGWISDQLELLDGVSYFWLLLFMVALMLFLTEIISNTATANMAIPITAGLASAITTGNPLGLMVAVALATTCAFMMPISTPPNAAVFSSGRITIKQMAKAGFIMNIVSALVITLFVYFIVPLLLPSPL; encoded by the coding sequence ATGAGTTCATTGACCGACCAGTGGCGCCGCTGGGTGCCGCTACTGGCGGGGCCGCTACTATTCGCGCTTGTTCAGTTCGCGATGCCGACCACGCTGATCGATCCGATGCCGCGTATCGTGTTGGGTTTGACGGTCTGGATGGCCGTCTGGTGGGTGACCGAGCCGGTGCCCATTCCGGTCACCTCCTTTCTGCCCATGATTTTGCTGCCGCTGACCGGCGTCATGCCCATGGACGAGGCGGTGGTGGGTTATGCCAACCCGGTCATCTACATGTACATGGGCGGCTTCATCCTGGCGATCGCCATCGAGCGTTGGAACCTGCATCGGCGCATTGCGCTTTCGATCGTCAACCGCATCGGCAACAGCCTTCGAAGCATCGTATTGGGGGTGATGATAGCCTCGGCGTTTCTCTCGATGTGGATCTCCAACGCCGCCACGGCGCTGATGATGCTCCCTATTGCCGTGGCGCTTTTAGGCGAACTCGACGAGCGCGACCAGTTCGAGAAGAACCAGCGCGACGCCTTTGCGCGCACGCTGCTGTTGACCGTGGCCTACTCGGCGTCGATCGGTGGGCTTGCCACCATCATAGGCTCAGTGCCCAATGCCATCGTGGTGGCGATGATTCCGCAGTTCTTCGATGTCGAGATCAGCTTTTTGCAGTGGATGATCTTTGCGCTGCCGCTCACGCTCTTGCTGCTGATCTTCCTGTACCTTTATCTCACACGCGTCTACTCGAAAGTGCCCAACAGCCGCCTGGAGGTGAACTTCGTCGCCCAAGAGCTTGAAGCGCTGGGGCCGATCACGCGCAACGAAAAGCGTGTGCTTGGCGTATTCGTCATCACCGCGCTTGCCTGGGCGCTGCGTGGCTGGCTGGCGCCGTATTTCGATCTGCCCATCAACGACACGCTGATCGCGGTGATCGCGGCGGTGTCGCTGTTCATCATTCCTGCGCACCACGAAAATCGTAGCCTTCTGATCTGGGATGACATGAAAAACCTTCCCTGGGGGCTTTTCATCCTGTGGGGTGGCGGCATGGCGCTGGCGGCGGCGTTCAGCGCCAGTGACCTGACCGGCTGGATCAGCGACCAGCTCGAACTGCTGGATGGGGTGAGCTACTTCTGGCTGCTGCTGTTCATGGTGGCCTTGATGCTATTTCTCACCGAGATCATCTCCAATACCGCGACGGCCAACATGGCGATTCCGATTACCGCTGGGCTTGCCTCGGCGATCACCACCGGCAACCCGCTGGGGTTGATGGTAGCGGTGGCGTTGGCCACCACCTGCGCGTTCATGATGCCGATCTCGACGCCGCCCAACGCCGCGGTGTTCTCGAGCGGGCGCATCACCATCAAGCAGATGGCCAAGGCCGGCTTTATCATGAACATCGTAAGCGCCCTGGTGATTACGCTGTTCGTCTACTTCATCGTACCGCTACTGCTGCCCTCGCCCCTGTAA